The following proteins are encoded in a genomic region of Pikeienuella piscinae:
- a CDS encoding tetratricopeptide repeat protein — protein MTSSPTARIFFSYARRDREAADRVFAALEAAELTVYRDTEQILPAEDWRGRLEGLIARSDGVLFVMSPNSVRSPVCAWEVEVASRLNKRIVPVVIADIGDALVPEGLERLNYIFATPAHDFDAAIAKAAEATTTDIDWVRTHTTLGERAEEWADAGCPRRSRILRGDELSEAEAWIAAQPANAPPPTSKHRAWIAVSRAAATRRQRSWLIGALAVAALSAGLGVWAELNRRIASEQRDRAELILDRGSQTANDLVFDLARRFGDREGVPQDLVRDMLERSRELVDRLAVAGEDRPDLLRSRAAALAEMSQTLARLGENEAALNAAGDALEAFEALIAADPGEPQWRMDRLVALDRLGDIRLALGLETEAEEAFDAALASARELAGQRPDDAALRGNLAVALEKTGQMALNAGDAAKARASFMEALALRRAVSGDPHKRDSRGVAVLLERLGDVALAENDLRGALAFYGRSLVAAEALAETAPQDTLLARDLSVIHQKLGDLLVTEDDLETAVVHFEADAAIARRLRQDDPARLEWARDLVISDDRLGVVRWSLGDAPGAVEALARAHDLAREVAADARSDRADKDRAARMAQKLSLAEAAAGDSQAALRTARTGADDLRGRVGMEGELAAALNNVAWFSLLSNDPAGALAAAEEALALDPEAEAFKLNRAHALMFAGDADDARAIYLDSANSDEWRDMVDADFETFRANRLETPLMTAVETALDAGGK, from the coding sequence ATGACGAGTTCGCCCACCGCCCGGATTTTCTTTTCCTACGCCCGCCGGGACAGAGAGGCCGCCGACAGGGTGTTCGCCGCGCTCGAGGCGGCCGAACTGACGGTCTATCGCGACACCGAGCAGATCCTGCCCGCCGAGGACTGGCGCGGACGGCTCGAAGGGCTGATTGCCCGATCAGACGGAGTCCTCTTCGTGATGTCGCCGAACTCGGTGCGCTCCCCTGTCTGCGCCTGGGAGGTGGAGGTCGCCTCGCGCCTCAACAAGCGGATCGTTCCGGTAGTGATCGCCGATATTGGCGACGCCCTGGTTCCGGAAGGGCTTGAGCGGCTCAACTACATCTTTGCGACGCCGGCGCATGACTTCGACGCCGCCATCGCGAAGGCCGCCGAAGCGACGACCACGGATATCGACTGGGTGCGAACCCACACCACCCTCGGCGAGCGCGCCGAGGAATGGGCGGATGCGGGCTGCCCCCGCCGGTCGCGAATCCTCCGGGGCGACGAGCTTTCCGAAGCCGAGGCGTGGATCGCGGCCCAACCCGCCAACGCCCCGCCGCCGACCTCGAAACATCGCGCATGGATCGCCGTATCTCGGGCGGCGGCGACCCGTCGCCAGCGTTCATGGCTGATCGGCGCGCTGGCCGTGGCGGCGCTCTCGGCGGGCCTTGGCGTCTGGGCGGAGCTCAATCGCCGCATCGCGTCGGAACAGCGTGACCGCGCGGAGCTCATACTCGACCGAGGCAGCCAGACCGCCAACGATCTCGTCTTCGATCTCGCCCGGCGCTTCGGCGACCGCGAGGGCGTGCCCCAGGACCTCGTGCGGGACATGCTGGAGCGCTCGCGCGAACTGGTCGACAGGCTGGCCGTCGCCGGGGAGGATCGCCCCGACCTTCTGCGAAGCCGGGCTGCCGCCCTTGCGGAGATGTCGCAGACCCTCGCGCGACTGGGCGAGAATGAGGCCGCGCTGAACGCTGCTGGCGACGCTCTGGAGGCGTTCGAAGCACTGATCGCCGCAGACCCCGGCGAGCCGCAATGGCGAATGGACCGGCTCGTGGCGCTGGATCGGCTCGGCGACATCCGCCTCGCGCTCGGCCTCGAAACCGAGGCGGAGGAGGCTTTCGACGCCGCGCTCGCCTCGGCCCGCGAACTGGCCGGACAGCGCCCGGACGACGCCGCGCTGAGAGGTAATCTTGCGGTCGCGCTGGAGAAGACCGGTCAGATGGCGCTGAACGCCGGCGATGCTGCGAAAGCGCGGGCATCGTTCATGGAGGCGCTCGCGTTGCGCCGAGCGGTGAGCGGTGACCCGCACAAGAGAGATTCTCGCGGCGTCGCGGTGCTGCTCGAACGGCTGGGCGATGTGGCGCTGGCGGAGAACGACCTGCGCGGCGCGCTGGCATTCTACGGGCGCAGCCTTGTGGCGGCGGAAGCGCTGGCCGAGACGGCGCCGCAGGATACGCTTCTCGCGCGGGATCTCTCGGTCATTCACCAGAAGCTGGGCGACCTGTTGGTCACGGAGGACGATCTTGAGACGGCCGTCGTTCATTTCGAAGCGGACGCCGCCATCGCGAGGCGCCTGCGACAGGACGACCCGGCCCGGCTGGAATGGGCGCGGGACCTCGTCATTTCGGATGACCGGCTTGGTGTCGTGCGGTGGAGCCTCGGAGACGCCCCCGGCGCGGTTGAGGCGTTGGCGCGGGCCCATGATCTGGCGCGGGAGGTGGCGGCGGATGCGCGCAGTGACCGCGCTGACAAGGATCGAGCGGCCCGGATGGCGCAGAAACTTTCGCTTGCCGAGGCTGCGGCCGGCGACTCGCAGGCGGCGTTGCGCACCGCGCGGACCGGCGCGGACGATCTGCGCGGTCGCGTGGGAATGGAGGGGGAGTTGGCGGCCGCGCTGAACAATGTCGCTTGGTTCAGCCTGCTCTCGAACGACCCCGCAGGAGCGCTCGCCGCGGCGGAAGAAGCGCTCGCGCTCGATCCGGAAGCGGAAGCTTTCAAGCTCAACCGCGCGCACGCCCTGATGTTCGCCGGAGACGCCGATGACGCGCGCGCCATCTATCTGGACTCGGCGAATTCCGATGAGTGGAGAGACATGGTGGATGCGGATTTCGAGACGTTCAGGGCGAACCGACTGGAAACGCCGCTGATGACGGCAGTAGAGACGGCGCTCGACGCCGGAGGGAAATGA
- a CDS encoding Lrp/AsnC family transcriptional regulator, with the protein MDSFDVKLLELIQENSRLTADQLSEFVNLSPSACQRRIKRLRDDGVIEAEVAVLSPAAVGRGLMMVVGVTLEREHPDIINGFKESMRAMPEVMQCLYVTGGVDFILIVTAKTMEQYDAFTQRFFFENPNIRRFETSVVMDRVKMRLSVPLDVADFD; encoded by the coding sequence ATGGATTCATTCGACGTGAAACTTCTGGAACTTATCCAGGAGAACAGCCGACTGACGGCGGATCAACTGAGCGAATTCGTCAATCTCTCGCCTTCAGCCTGTCAGCGGCGGATCAAGCGGCTGCGTGACGATGGCGTGATCGAGGCCGAGGTGGCTGTGTTGTCCCCGGCCGCGGTAGGGCGCGGATTGATGATGGTCGTCGGCGTTACCCTTGAGCGCGAACACCCCGATATCATCAACGGATTCAAGGAATCGATGCGCGCAATGCCTGAGGTCATGCAATGCCTATATGTAACCGGTGGTGTCGATTTCATATTGATTGTGACAGCGAAGACCATGGAGCAATACGATGCCTTTACACAGCGTTTCTTTTTCGAGAATCCGAATATCCGCAGGTTCGAGACCTCGGTTGTCATGGATCGGGTCAAGATGCGGCTGAGCGTGCCACTTGATGTCGCCGACTTCGATTGA
- a CDS encoding glycerate kinase type-2 family protein, giving the protein MENRNEAAFALLRRMFDAAVDVARSADGIRAVLPAPPKGRTLVIGAGKAGATMARAVETMWPGPLSGVVVVPDGYSDETGTIEIVEASHPVPDRRGLAASERILAAVEGLTADDMVLCLISGGGSSLLVAPAAAIGLDDKQRITSDLLRSGATIHEMNCVRKHLSRIKGGRLAVACQPARVVSFIVSDVAGDDLSTIASGPTAPDPSTSGEALAILERYDVAVDGAVRRWLQAAESETPKADHPAFHDVANHLVATPSLALLGAADVAEAAGYPAVVLGDVIESEAREAGRVLAGIACAVRAGTSSLPRRCVLLSGGETTVTVTGKGRGGRNREFILGLALGLAGADGIHALAADTDGKDGAGDIAGAIVGPDTLRRARELGLDPHLALKDNDAGPFFDALGDALHTGPTFTNVNDFRAIIVDPGLAS; this is encoded by the coding sequence ATGGAGAATCGGAACGAGGCGGCCTTCGCGCTGCTGCGCCGGATGTTCGATGCCGCCGTCGACGTCGCCAGATCCGCCGACGGGATCCGGGCGGTCCTGCCCGCCCCGCCCAAGGGACGCACATTGGTGATCGGCGCCGGCAAGGCCGGGGCGACCATGGCACGGGCGGTCGAGACCATGTGGCCCGGCCCGCTGTCGGGCGTGGTCGTGGTGCCGGACGGCTATTCGGATGAGACCGGGACGATCGAAATCGTCGAGGCGAGCCATCCCGTTCCAGACCGACGGGGCCTGGCGGCAAGCGAACGAATCCTCGCCGCCGTGGAGGGGCTGACTGCGGATGACATGGTCCTGTGCCTGATTTCCGGGGGCGGCTCGTCTTTATTGGTGGCGCCGGCGGCCGCGATCGGGCTGGACGACAAGCAGCGCATCACGTCGGACCTGCTGCGCTCGGGGGCCACGATACACGAGATGAACTGCGTGCGAAAACACCTCTCGCGTATCAAGGGCGGACGGTTGGCCGTGGCATGCCAGCCTGCGCGCGTCGTCTCGTTCATCGTTTCCGATGTTGCCGGCGACGATCTCAGCACCATCGCTTCGGGGCCGACGGCGCCCGACCCTTCCACCTCCGGCGAGGCCCTTGCCATTCTGGAGCGCTATGACGTGGCGGTCGACGGTGCGGTGCGCCGCTGGCTGCAAGCTGCGGAATCCGAGACGCCGAAAGCCGATCATCCGGCGTTTCACGATGTTGCCAATCATCTCGTTGCGACGCCTTCGCTGGCGCTTCTCGGGGCGGCGGATGTGGCCGAGGCCGCAGGGTATCCGGCGGTCGTTCTGGGCGACGTGATCGAAAGCGAGGCCCGCGAGGCCGGCCGGGTTCTGGCGGGGATCGCCTGTGCCGTCCGCGCAGGCACCAGTTCCCTGCCTCGCCGCTGCGTCCTCCTTTCAGGCGGTGAAACCACGGTCACGGTAACCGGAAAGGGGCGGGGAGGGCGCAACCGCGAATTCATCCTCGGCCTAGCCCTAGGGCTTGCCGGCGCCGATGGAATCCACGCCTTGGCGGCGGATACCGACGGCAAGGACGGCGCCGGCGATATCGCCGGTGCGATTGTCGGGCCGGACACGTTGAGGCGCGCACGGGAATTGGGGCTTGATCCCCATCTGGCGCTGAAAGACAACGATGCTGGACCATTCTTCGATGCGCTCGGTGATGCGTTGCACACCGGACCGACCTTTACCAATGTCAACGATTTTCGCGCCATAATCGTTGATCCTGGCCTGGCATCCTGA
- a CDS encoding transposase, with translation MPEKLDLSQFGSGRLRAILAIKETGHGGQPRYQERVDVARCALLLWSAQNALQSVHQVEPRGCIRSDFHDIGRGECSDRDGDDRRHSPESSSDCSQSAQKGAFPRRIGRTKGGLNSKLHAVCDGDGKSLILLLTEGQVSDDRGAATVLPVLPDADVLIADRGCDSGWFRQALTGLGIEPCIPGRENRKQSVEYDQDRYKQRNKVERRVAQVLRLAWLAPSIVEAIASGAQPERLKAIILDEAYREVAMREGERTVSVPIAQAVVRALGVRHAGGERSHRRHHRAHRRRGARPDLSADM, from the coding sequence ATGCCGGAGAAACTGGACCTGTCGCAGTTTGGTTCCGGCCGCTTGAGAGCGATACTCGCCATTAAGGAGACCGGACATGGCGGACAGCCACGTTATCAGGAGCGGGTTGATGTGGCGCGATGCGCCCTCCTTCTATGGTCCGCACAAAACGCTCTACAATCGGTTCATCAGGTGGAGCCTCGCGGGTGTATTCGATCGGATTTTCACGACATTGGCCGCGGGGAGTGTAGCGACCGAGACGGTGATGATCGACGCCACTCACCTGAAAGCTCATCGGATTGCAGCCAGTCTGCTCAAAAAGGGGCTTTTCCCCGGCGCATCGGACGCACGAAGGGCGGCCTGAACTCCAAGCTGCACGCGGTGTGCGATGGGGACGGCAAGTCCTTGATATTGCTGCTCACCGAAGGTCAGGTCAGCGACGATCGCGGCGCGGCGACCGTGCTTCCTGTCTTGCCGGACGCCGACGTGCTGATCGCGGACAGAGGCTGCGACAGCGGCTGGTTCCGCCAGGCGTTGACCGGTCTGGGCATCGAGCCCTGCATTCCTGGCCGCGAGAACCGCAAACAGTCGGTCGAATACGACCAAGACCGCTACAAGCAGCGCAACAAGGTCGAGCGCAGGGTCGCTCAGGTTCTCCGGCTTGCATGGCTCGCTCCGTCAATCGTCGAAGCGATCGCATCGGGCGCGCAACCCGAACGCCTGAAGGCGATCATCCTCGACGAGGCGTACCGTGAGGTGGCGATGCGCGAAGGCGAGCGCACGGTCTCGGTCCCGATCGCGCAAGCCGTGGTGCGGGCGCTCGGGGTGCGGCATGCCGGCGGCGAACGATCTCACCGTCGGCATCATCGCGCTCATCGCCGAAGGGGAGCGCGACCTGATCTCTCGGCGGACATGTGA
- a CDS encoding TRAP transporter small permease subunit, producing MLRLVRFIDRLSKWVGRLAGWLIAALTLFITAEVFSRYVLLEPHAWATDVQIMLYGSMIMLGGAFTLSQNAHVRADLIYAALRPRAQASIDLSLYLLFFFPGILALVYAGFFFAEQAWIIGERSSIMADGPPLFPFKATIPVAGFLLTLQGLAEVLRCIMCLINGEWPPRAVDVEEVDVDKLRKIVEESK from the coding sequence ATGCTTCGTCTCGTCAGATTCATCGACCGCCTGAGCAAATGGGTCGGAAGGCTCGCCGGCTGGCTCATCGCCGCGCTGACATTGTTCATCACCGCAGAGGTGTTCTCGCGCTACGTCCTGCTAGAGCCGCATGCCTGGGCGACGGACGTGCAGATCATGCTTTACGGCTCCATGATCATGCTGGGCGGTGCGTTCACCCTGTCGCAGAACGCCCATGTGCGTGCCGATCTCATCTATGCCGCGCTTCGCCCGCGGGCGCAGGCGAGCATCGACCTCTCGCTCTACCTGCTCTTCTTCTTTCCCGGCATACTGGCGCTCGTCTATGCCGGTTTCTTTTTTGCTGAGCAGGCGTGGATCATCGGTGAGCGCTCGTCGATCATGGCCGACGGGCCGCCGCTCTTTCCGTTCAAGGCGACAATCCCGGTGGCGGGATTCCTGCTGACGCTCCAGGGGCTGGCCGAAGTCCTGCGCTGTATCATGTGCCTCATCAATGGCGAATGGCCGCCCCGCGCGGTGGACGTCGAGGAAGTGGACGTCGACAAGCTCAGGAAGATCGTGGAGGAGAGCAAGTGA
- a CDS encoding diaminopropionate ammonia-lyase yields MWQIFDEARLGHIHVNARPGDAAETVMTRDDFAQAAAEISSWTGYCPTPLHHLPELAAALELGEVLFKDEGPRFGLGSFKALGGAYAGLLVLQRELSLRLDRPVSTHEIRDGSLSAEIAQITLTSATDGNHGRSLAWGARMVGAPCRIYIHKEVSEGRAQAMRDLGAEVVRVLADYDESVRVTRKESEENGWFVVSDTSWEGYTQTPRDVMAGYGVMLDEIAATLHDRPTHLFVQAGVGGLAAAITARLVQKMGRGTRYVVVEPELAACMFASASSGIATAVPVEEETLMAGLSCGEPSPVAWEVLREEVEDFVTVPESLVGPAMRLAARPLGSDPAIAAGESAVCGLAALIAAARQPTLRKALGLNERSRVLLIGSEGVTDADIYAQIVRTP; encoded by the coding sequence ATGTGGCAGATATTCGATGAAGCCAGACTCGGCCATATTCACGTCAACGCGCGTCCGGGCGATGCCGCCGAAACCGTGATGACCCGTGACGACTTCGCACAGGCGGCTGCGGAGATCTCGTCATGGACAGGCTACTGTCCCACGCCCCTGCACCATCTGCCCGAACTCGCCGCCGCACTTGAACTGGGCGAAGTCCTTTTCAAGGACGAGGGGCCGCGCTTTGGCCTAGGCAGTTTCAAGGCGCTTGGCGGCGCCTATGCGGGCCTTCTCGTCTTGCAGCGGGAATTAAGTTTGCGGCTCGACCGCCCGGTCTCGACGCATGAAATCCGCGATGGGTCGCTGAGCGCCGAAATCGCACAGATTACACTCACTTCCGCGACCGATGGCAACCACGGCCGCTCCCTGGCCTGGGGCGCCCGGATGGTTGGCGCGCCGTGCCGGATCTACATCCACAAGGAGGTCAGCGAGGGTCGAGCGCAGGCGATGCGCGATCTTGGCGCCGAGGTCGTCCGCGTACTGGCCGACTACGACGAATCCGTGCGCGTCACCCGGAAGGAATCCGAGGAGAACGGCTGGTTTGTCGTTTCCGACACATCCTGGGAGGGGTATACGCAAACGCCGCGGGACGTGATGGCGGGGTATGGCGTGATGCTCGACGAGATCGCCGCGACGCTTCATGACCGTCCCACGCATCTGTTCGTCCAGGCCGGCGTCGGCGGCCTCGCTGCGGCGATAACCGCCCGGTTGGTGCAGAAGATGGGGCGGGGGACTCGCTACGTTGTCGTCGAGCCGGAACTGGCCGCCTGCATGTTCGCCAGCGCATCAAGCGGCATCGCCACGGCCGTGCCGGTCGAGGAAGAGACGCTGATGGCCGGACTTTCTTGCGGTGAGCCTTCGCCTGTCGCCTGGGAGGTGCTGCGCGAAGAGGTCGAGGATTTCGTAACCGTTCCCGAAAGCCTCGTCGGACCCGCGATGCGACTGGCCGCGCGTCCGCTCGGCTCGGACCCGGCAATTGCGGCCGGCGAGAGCGCAGTCTGCGGCCTTGCCGCGTTGATCGCCGCGGCCCGCCAACCCACCCTGCGCAAAGCCCTCGGGCTGAACGAAAGATCGCGCGTCCTGCTGATCGGTTCAGAGGGCGTCACGGACGCTGACATCTACGCCCAGATCGTGCGGACGCCGTGA
- a CDS encoding TRAP transporter substrate-binding protein, whose translation MGNDTEKVNRTAARNGLSRRKMMAGLTTGAVATTLGAPHIAHAQETRTLRLQSTFPTGDIQHQFAVDYAEKVDQMSGGRLKIDVLPSGSVVRAFDLLDAVSDDVLDAGFGIIAYWYGRSAALGLWGTGPAFGMNSNLVLAWHKYGGGKELLAEIYKSLNRDVVSFLTGPMPTQPLGWFKKPVTSVDDLRGLKFRTVGLAIDMFEELGVAVNALPGSDIVPALDRGVIDAAEWNNPSSDRALGFPDVVKNYMMQSYHQATEQFEIPFSGKTYRSLSPDLQAILKFAAEASAADISWKMADVYSTAYKELQTEDGVNVYRTPPEILQAQLEAWERVVEKRSANDPMFTRVYESQREFAKRVAGWDLDTNPNRLQAYNFMFRNG comes from the coding sequence ATGGGAAACGACACGGAGAAAGTGAACCGGACGGCCGCGCGCAATGGGCTGTCGCGGCGAAAGATGATGGCGGGGCTGACCACCGGCGCCGTCGCCACCACGCTGGGCGCACCGCATATCGCACACGCCCAGGAAACCCGCACGCTGCGCCTGCAAAGCACCTTTCCCACCGGGGACATCCAGCACCAGTTCGCGGTCGATTACGCCGAAAAGGTCGATCAGATGTCCGGCGGGCGTCTCAAGATCGACGTGTTGCCATCAGGCTCGGTGGTTCGGGCGTTCGATCTTCTGGACGCGGTGTCGGATGACGTGCTCGATGCCGGTTTCGGCATCATCGCCTACTGGTACGGCAGGAGCGCGGCGCTCGGCCTCTGGGGAACCGGGCCGGCCTTCGGGATGAACTCCAACCTCGTCTTGGCCTGGCACAAGTATGGCGGAGGCAAGGAATTGCTGGCCGAGATCTACAAGAGCCTGAACCGGGATGTCGTCTCGTTCCTGACCGGCCCGATGCCGACCCAACCGCTGGGATGGTTCAAGAAGCCGGTGACCAGCGTCGACGATCTGCGCGGGCTCAAGTTCCGCACCGTCGGGCTGGCGATCGACATGTTCGAGGAGCTGGGCGTTGCCGTCAACGCGCTGCCGGGAAGCGATATCGTACCGGCGCTCGATCGCGGCGTGATCGACGCGGCCGAGTGGAACAACCCTTCCAGCGACCGGGCCCTCGGCTTTCCCGACGTGGTCAAGAACTACATGATGCAGAGCTATCACCAGGCCACGGAGCAGTTCGAGATCCCGTTCAGCGGCAAGACCTATCGCTCGCTGTCGCCCGACCTGCAGGCGATCCTGAAATTCGCCGCCGAGGCATCCGCCGCCGATATCAGCTGGAAGATGGCCGACGTGTATTCGACGGCCTACAAAGAGTTGCAGACCGAAGACGGCGTGAACGTCTATCGCACGCCGCCCGAGATCCTGCAGGCGCAGCTCGAAGCCTGGGAAAGGGTCGTCGAAAAGAGGTCGGCGAACGATCCCATGTTCACGCGGGTCTACGAATCGCAGCGCGAGTTCGCCAAGCGCGTGGCCGGATGGGATCTCGATACCAACCCCAACCGGCTGCAGGCCTACAACTTCATGTTCCGCAACGGTTGA
- a CDS encoding TRAP transporter large permease: MSPRNDGTGTKKTGSFPRGYLGGALALIALLVAGYVILPDLASWPRPQLGLLMLGMMVGIILLGFPAAFTLMGMGVIFMLIAYDGDVGKTLNLTVQRAYKIMTNDVLIAIPLFLFMGYLVERANLIERLFQSLHVAMARVPGALAVATMATCALFSTATGIVGAVVTLMGLLALPVMLRAGYSEKLAAGSIASGGCLGILIPPSIMLIVYGATASVSIVKLYAGALFPGILLTTLYVLYITFLAKFRPDTAPPLSEEDRKVELTGSARLFVRSGSRNPLAALFSAKAWRAVRGGNLFAVGRYAFVVLLPLLLSIGLVVGAYGTISDPAAVVSAPQPLGFKTTIDYNAGTVGGAKTPGAATPSKAPTAGTSTGAADVGETLADQMEIPAWFWIVSLVTLGAISLYYIFLDFRRVETFRLLLGSVFPLTLLIVAVLGSIVFGLATPTEAAALGAFGGFLLAVVHRRLSFSLMKESVSLTVKSSAMVCWLFVGTSIFSAAFALLGGNQPIEAWVLSMDLSPLQFLIFAQLIIFFLGWPLDWTEIVVIFVPIFLPLLPHYHIDPLFFGILIAVNLQTAFLTPPMAMAAFYLKGVAPPHMKLTSIFLGIIPFVGILLLTLILLYIFPQIAMWLPYKVY, encoded by the coding sequence GTGAGCCCCCGCAACGACGGCACCGGCACGAAGAAGACCGGCTCGTTCCCCCGCGGCTATCTGGGCGGTGCGCTCGCGCTGATCGCGCTGCTGGTGGCGGGCTACGTGATCCTGCCGGACCTTGCCAGCTGGCCGCGCCCGCAGCTCGGGCTGCTGATGCTTGGAATGATGGTCGGGATCATCCTCCTGGGCTTTCCGGCGGCATTTACTCTGATGGGGATGGGCGTGATCTTCATGCTGATCGCCTATGACGGGGATGTTGGCAAGACGCTGAACCTGACCGTTCAGCGCGCCTACAAGATCATGACGAACGACGTGTTGATCGCCATCCCGCTGTTCCTGTTCATGGGCTACCTCGTCGAGCGGGCGAACCTGATCGAGCGCCTGTTCCAGAGCCTGCACGTGGCGATGGCGCGCGTGCCGGGCGCCCTGGCCGTGGCGACGATGGCAACCTGTGCGCTGTTCTCGACCGCAACCGGCATCGTCGGGGCGGTGGTGACGCTGATGGGGCTGCTGGCGCTTCCGGTGATGCTGCGGGCCGGCTACAGCGAGAAGCTGGCGGCGGGATCCATCGCATCGGGGGGGTGCCTCGGCATCCTCATTCCGCCGTCCATCATGCTGATCGTCTATGGCGCGACCGCCAGCGTCTCGATCGTCAAGCTCTACGCCGGCGCGCTCTTTCCCGGTATCCTGCTGACCACGCTCTACGTGCTCTACATTACCTTTCTGGCCAAGTTTCGGCCCGATACCGCGCCGCCGCTGTCCGAGGAGGACCGCAAGGTCGAGCTAACGGGCAGCGCGCGGCTGTTCGTTCGCTCGGGCTCGCGCAACCCGCTGGCCGCCCTCTTTTCGGCAAAGGCCTGGCGCGCGGTCCGCGGGGGCAATCTCTTTGCCGTGGGGCGTTACGCCTTCGTCGTGTTGTTGCCGCTGCTTCTGAGCATCGGCCTCGTCGTCGGGGCGTATGGCACGATCAGCGATCCGGCGGCCGTGGTTTCCGCGCCGCAACCGCTCGGCTTCAAGACCACCATCGACTATAATGCGGGCACTGTCGGCGGCGCCAAGACGCCTGGCGCGGCAACACCGTCCAAGGCGCCGACGGCGGGAACATCCACGGGCGCCGCCGATGTGGGGGAGACGCTCGCCGACCAGATGGAGATCCCGGCATGGTTCTGGATCGTATCGCTCGTCACCCTGGGCGCGATAAGCCTTTACTACATCTTCCTCGATTTCCGCCGGGTCGAGACGTTCCGCCTGCTGCTCGGCTCGGTATTTCCGCTCACCTTGCTGATTGTCGCGGTTCTGGGATCGATCGTCTTCGGTCTTGCGACACCCACCGAGGCGGCCGCCCTGGGCGCGTTCGGCGGGTTCCTTCTGGCCGTGGTTCACAGACGGCTCAGTTTCTCGCTGATGAAGGAATCGGTATCGCTGACCGTCAAGTCCTCGGCGATGGTCTGCTGGCTGTTCGTGGGGACGTCGATCTTCTCGGCGGCCTTCGCGCTGCTGGGCGGAAATCAGCCCATCGAGGCCTGGGTTCTGAGCATGGACCTCTCGCCGTTGCAATTTCTGATCTTCGCGCAGCTTATCATCTTCTTCCTGGGCTGGCCGCTGGACTGGACCGAGATCGTCGTCATTTTCGTCCCGATATTCCTGCCGCTGCTGCCGCATTATCATATCGATCCGCTCTTTTTCGGCATCCTGATCGCCGTGAACCTGCAAACCGCGTTCCTGACGCCGCCGATGGCGATGGCGGCCTTCTACCTCAAGGGCGTCGCGCCGCCGCACATGAAGCTGACTTCGATCTTCCTCGGGATCATCCCCTTCGTCGGAATCCTGCTGTTGACGCTGATCTTGTTGTACATCTTCCCCCAGATTGCGATGTGGCTTCCCTATAAAGTCTATTAG